The genomic stretch GACCAGCCTGCGTATCCATAAGGCCATCAACGCCGAATTGTCCGCGTCGTCCGCCGTGACGTTGTACACCAAAGCGCCCACTACGTACACCGCCGTGCCGAAAACCGAGCGCGTGCTGTACGTCAACGGGGGCAAGATATACTGCGGCAACAAGTCGTCCGCCAAGACTTCGCTGTTGCCCATCGCCAACGGCTTTGACAGTTACGGCGACGTGACGGTGAGTAGCGTCACCTACCGCGTGGTCAAGTCGATGGATCACCTCAACGCGGATACGCCCGAGGCCACCAACCTCTACCGCAGCATACAGATCACCACCACCGTGTCGAAGGGCTCGTGGTCGTACACGCATACTTCGACCGTGCACTTTGACGAGATGATATTGAGCAGTTCGCAAGTGGGCATCAGTACCACCGAGACCGCCTTCGACAGCACCAAAGTGCGTGCGCCCAAGTTGGACGACGAGGACGACGACTTCAAAGTGATACGCTACGCAATCGACTGATATGGCTATCTTCATCGGTGTACTCTACGGCATATACGGGCTTTTGGTCGGCAGTTTCCTCAACGTGTGCATTTACCGCATACCGCGGCGCATTTTCTGGAAGAGCAGTCGGTCCTTTTGCCCCAACTGTCACACCGAGTTGCATTGGTACGAGTTGGTGCCCCTGTTCAGTTATATCTTCTTGGGCGGGCGTTGCCGCACCTGTAAGGAGCGCATCAGCGTGCGCTATCCCTTGGTGGAAGGGGGCAATATGCTGTTGTGGATACTTGCCTACGTCGTGTTCGGTTTCGGCTGGTATTCCATCGCCTTGTGTCTCTTGTTCAGCGTGCTGTTGGTGGTGTCCTGTATCGACCTCGATATTATGGAGATACCCACCGGACTCGTCGTCGCTATCGCCGTCCTGGGAATAGCCCCCTTCGTGGCATCCTTTTGGGGGGAGAAGAGCGGTTTGCCGTCCGATTTGCCGTGGTGGGGCTACTTGGTGGGCGTGGTCGCCGCGTCCTTGCCTTTCTTCCTCATCGCCTTGGTCACCCGCGGCGGTATCGGCGGCGGGGATATCAAATTGATGGCGGCCGTGGGGTTGTTCTGCGGGTGGAAAATCGTGCTGTTGGGCGCGTTCTTCGGCGTGATATTGGGCGGCTTGATGGGCGTGATAATGCTCGCCGTCTTCGGGCGTAATCGCAAAGCGATGATGCCTTTGGCCCCCGCCTTAGCGTTGGGAACGGTGGTGGCCCTGTTGTGGGGAGAACCCATCCTATCCGCCTTGACGGCGACGCTATCGTAAATATGATAATCGTCAATGCTACGCATTGCACTATATAAGGAGACTAAATGAGCACACTCAAATTCGGACAAATTCTACTGCAAAAAGGCTACGTCACCCCCGATCAGTTGCGCAAAGCCCGCGATATCAACCGCGAAAATCCGCGTATGAGCATATCCGAGGTGTTGATTTCGATGAATATTACGCCCGAAATCAACATCCTTTCGGCCTTGGCCGAGCGCATGGGCTATCCGCTCATCGAGGGCAATATCTTCATCGAGGACGCCGATATCATCAAGTTGGTGCCCGAGAAAATCGCCCGCAAACACAATATCATTCCGCTCAAGATGGACAAAGGGCGGTTGCTGGTGGCAGTACGCGACCCGACCAATATGGAAGTGGAATTGGACGTCAAGGCCGCCAGCGGCAAGGACGTCGCCTACGCGTTGGCGACCGCCGACAGCATTAAGAACGCCATCGAAAAGTACTACGCCAATATCACGGCGCAAAAGATAGCCGAGGGCGTGGACAGCGAAGCCGAGGACTTGGA from Clostridia bacterium encodes the following:
- a CDS encoding prepilin-type N-terminal cleavage/methylation domain-containing protein, which produces MRKLFWRKAYTLIELVLAIALTAVIASLSATLIDYAVRMRRMSDAQTSMYMTSLRIHKAINAELSASSAVTLYTKAPTTYTAVPKTERVLYVNGGKIYCGNKSSAKTSLLPIANGFDSYGDVTVSSVTYRVVKSMDHLNADTPEATNLYRSIQITTTVSKGSWSYTHTSTVHFDEMILSSSQVGISTTETAFDSTKVRAPKLDDEDDDFKVIRYAID
- a CDS encoding prepilin peptidase codes for the protein MAIFIGVLYGIYGLLVGSFLNVCIYRIPRRIFWKSSRSFCPNCHTELHWYELVPLFSYIFLGGRCRTCKERISVRYPLVEGGNMLLWILAYVVFGFGWYSIALCLLFSVLLVVSCIDLDIMEIPTGLVVAIAVLGIAPFVASFWGEKSGLPSDLPWWGYLVGVVAASLPFFLIALVTRGGIGGGDIKLMAAVGLFCGWKIVLLGAFFGVILGGLMGVIMLAVFGRNRKAMMPLAPALALGTVVALLWGEPILSALTATLS